In Calothrix sp. PCC 7507, one DNA window encodes the following:
- a CDS encoding ISAs1 family transposase — protein MTLPKKTVSLIINSGNDYLIGLKENQPTLYKMAQTQSQQDTPLSSATTVENVHSRKVQRECKVFAAPEQIQKKWSGLKTFVVVERQGERNGQPFYEDQFYICSQYLEAQQLLADIQGHWGIENRLHWVRDVTFKEDFPPRRGGNAPVNWSILHNFFITISRTLGFRTIPQAQRVLSNQLHKVFSFFV, from the coding sequence TTGACACTGCCAAAAAAAACTGTATCGCTAATCATCAATAGTGGCAATGACTACCTGATTGGATTAAAAGAAAATCAACCGACACTCTATAAAATGGCTCAAACTCAATCACAACAGGATACTCCACTCAGCAGTGCCACAACCGTAGAGAATGTTCATTCACGAAAAGTCCAACGTGAGTGCAAGGTTTTTGCCGCCCCCGAACAAATTCAAAAAAAATGGTCTGGACTCAAAACTTTTGTTGTTGTTGAGCGTCAGGGTGAGCGCAATGGTCAGCCATTCTACGAGGATCAATTCTATATCTGTAGTCAATATCTCGAAGCTCAACAGTTACTTGCCGACATTCAAGGCCATTGGGGCATCGAAAATCGACTGCACTGGGTAAGAGATGTGACATTCAAAGAAGACTTTCCACCACGGCGTGGTGGCAATGCCCCTGTGAATTGGTCTATCCTACACAACTTTTTCATAACGATCTCCCGCACACTCGGTTTCCGAACTATTCCTCAAGCACAACGTGTCCTCTCCAACCAACTGCATAAAGTTTTTTCTTTCTTTGTATGA
- a CDS encoding ISAs1 family transposase has product MNLVEQLQEVPDYRHIRGRRHELWLVLLLILLGAMTGYWGYRPLEDFTKVHRQDLIELLNLDETIKFPSYSTFRRVLKTVDFQPFTDLFNNWASVFVPPMPGERLAIDGKGIRCTVTDYSQSYQNFISTVSVYSHQRGIVLRMQPMSNKKISEVAIVQQLISEFCGQQVLFTLDA; this is encoded by the coding sequence ATGAATCTCGTGGAACAATTGCAGGAAGTCCCAGACTATCGGCACATCCGGGGACGAAGACATGAATTATGGTTAGTATTATTGCTGATATTGCTAGGAGCAATGACTGGGTATTGGGGCTACCGACCACTGGAAGATTTTACCAAAGTACACAGGCAAGACTTGATTGAACTGTTAAACCTAGATGAGACAATCAAGTTTCCATCCTACTCAACATTCAGACGAGTACTGAAAACAGTAGATTTTCAGCCATTCACCGACTTATTTAATAATTGGGCATCAGTTTTTGTTCCACCAATGCCAGGAGAGAGACTGGCGATTGATGGCAAAGGTATTCGTTGCACAGTTACAGATTACAGTCAGTCCTATCAAAACTTTATCAGTACAGTATCAGTTTATAGTCATCAACGGGGCATTGTACTCAGGATGCAACCAATGTCAAACAAAAAAATTAGTGAAGTAGCGATCGTACAACAATTAATCTCCGAGTTTTGTGGTCAACAAGTCCTTTTTACCCTTGATGCTTGA
- a CDS encoding dihydroorotase, with the protein MTTELLQRVRVIDPVSGTDQIADVLITDGDIQAVTSHISDISPNTQIRDCQGLVLGPGLVDLYSHSGEPGFEERETLSSLLQAAAAGGFTRINILPDTSPTIDNPALVAQLQKGGGEKISPHLHLWGAMTLDIAGLQLTELADLANAGVVGFTDGSPWENLGLVRRVLEYLQPLDKPVAFWPSDRQLSLNGVMREGAEAIRLGLPPIPASAETSAIAALLELVAATGNTRVHIMRVSTARSVDLIAAAKNAGLPITASTTWMHLLLDTKSVKSYHTSLRLNPPLGNPTDLAALRVAVRTGVIDAIAIDHAPYTYEEKVQAFAEAPPGAIGLELALPLLWQHLVETGEFTAVELWRSLSTRPAECLKQQPSAVAPHQKAELTLFDPQQNWKVERQNLYTLSNNTPWYGQQLQGRVVQTWC; encoded by the coding sequence ATGACAACTGAATTGCTACAACGAGTACGGGTGATTGATCCAGTTTCTGGAACCGACCAAATCGCCGATGTGCTAATTACTGATGGTGATATTCAAGCCGTCACCTCCCATATTTCTGATATCAGTCCCAATACTCAAATCAGAGATTGTCAGGGATTAGTTCTAGGCCCTGGATTAGTAGACTTGTATAGCCACTCCGGTGAACCAGGGTTTGAAGAACGGGAAACCCTTTCATCTCTGTTGCAAGCTGCTGCTGCTGGTGGTTTTACTAGAATCAACATTTTACCTGATACATCTCCAACTATCGATAATCCTGCTCTTGTGGCACAGTTGCAGAAGGGAGGTGGGGAGAAAATTTCCCCCCATCTTCACCTCTGGGGTGCGATGACTCTAGATATTGCCGGGTTACAGTTGACGGAATTGGCAGATTTAGCCAATGCTGGTGTTGTGGGGTTTACTGATGGTAGTCCTTGGGAGAATTTGGGACTGGTGCGGCGGGTGTTGGAATATCTTCAGCCTTTGGATAAACCAGTGGCTTTTTGGCCAAGCGATCGCCAATTGTCCCTCAATGGAGTCATGCGAGAAGGTGCAGAAGCTATTCGGCTGGGATTACCCCCCATACCTGCTAGCGCTGAAACCTCGGCTATTGCGGCTTTGTTAGAACTGGTAGCGGCTACGGGTAATACACGTGTGCATATTATGCGTGTCTCGACAGCGCGTAGCGTTGATTTAATTGCAGCAGCTAAAAATGCTGGTTTACCCATCACCGCCAGCACTACTTGGATGCACCTGTTACTAGACACCAAATCAGTTAAAAGTTATCACACCAGCTTGCGTTTAAATCCACCTTTAGGTAATCCCACGGATTTGGCGGCGTTGCGTGTAGCAGTCAGAACAGGTGTGATTGATGCGATCGCTATTGATCATGCACCCTATACTTATGAAGAGAAGGTACAAGCCTTTGCGGAAGCGCCACCTGGAGCCATTGGTTTGGAGTTAGCATTGCCTTTATTGTGGCAGCATCTGGTGGAAACTGGAGAATTTACGGCTGTAGAATTATGGCGATCGCTTTCCACTCGTCCAGCAGAATGTTTAAAACAACAACCGAGTGCAGTTGCACCTCATCAAAAAGCAGAATTAACTTTATTTGATCCCCAACAAAACTGGAAAGTCGAAAGGCAAAACCTCTATACACTTTCTAATAATACACCTTGGTATGGGCAACAATTGCAAGGGCGTGTCGTGCAAACTTGGTGTTGA
- a CDS encoding histidine phosphatase family protein: MTRVIIVRHGQSSYNTEKRIQGRTDVSKLTEKGRNDASKVGKTLSNILFNAIYSSPLQRAKQTAEIIHSELATNVRQSAIPQTSDKLLEIDLPLWAEMLTADVKQKFTEDYRIWKERPHELRMLLKEAEGIREHFPVLAVYEQARLFWQETLSRHQGETILIVGHNGINRALISTALGIPPSRYHCVQQSNCGITVLNFAGGLAAPVQLESMNQTQHMGENLPSLRPEHQEGVRLLLVRHGETEWNRQTRFQGQIDVPLNDNGREQAQKAGEFLQDVAIDFAVSSSMLRPQETAEIILKYHPDVKLELQDGLREISHGLWEGKLEAEIEQEFPGELQRWRTQPGEVQMPEGENLQQVWERSAVAWQSIVHAAINNQLKTGLVVAHDATNKALLCQILGLPPENFWNFRQGNGAVSVIDYPSGLNGLPVLQAMNITTHLGGGVLDKTAAGAL, from the coding sequence ATGACACGAGTCATCATTGTGCGCCACGGTCAAAGCAGCTATAACACTGAAAAGCGCATCCAAGGGCGCACTGATGTATCGAAATTAACAGAAAAAGGTCGGAATGATGCCAGTAAAGTAGGGAAGACCCTGAGCAATATTTTATTTAATGCGATTTACAGCAGTCCCTTACAGCGAGCCAAACAAACAGCGGAGATTATCCACAGCGAGTTGGCAACTAATGTACGACAGTCTGCTATTCCTCAAACTTCCGATAAGCTGTTAGAAATAGACTTGCCTTTGTGGGCAGAAATGCTAACTGCTGATGTCAAGCAAAAGTTTACTGAAGACTACCGCATCTGGAAAGAACGTCCCCACGAATTGCGGATGCTTTTGAAAGAGGCGGAAGGGATCAGAGAACATTTTCCTGTGCTGGCTGTGTATGAACAAGCGCGGTTGTTTTGGCAAGAAACACTGTCTCGCCATCAAGGTGAAACTATTCTGATAGTCGGGCATAACGGGATTAATCGCGCCCTGATTAGTACAGCGTTGGGAATTCCCCCCAGTCGCTATCATTGTGTACAGCAATCTAACTGTGGCATCACTGTATTAAATTTTGCTGGAGGATTGGCAGCACCAGTTCAACTAGAGTCGATGAATCAGACGCAACACATGGGAGAAAATCTGCCCTCGTTGAGGCCAGAACATCAAGAAGGAGTCAGATTGTTGCTGGTGCGTCACGGAGAAACCGAGTGGAATCGCCAAACTAGATTTCAAGGACAAATTGATGTTCCTCTCAACGATAATGGTAGAGAACAAGCACAAAAAGCAGGTGAATTTCTGCAAGATGTAGCAATTGACTTTGCAGTTAGTAGCTCGATGTTGCGTCCTCAAGAAACAGCAGAAATTATCTTGAAGTACCATCCTGATGTAAAGTTGGAATTACAAGATGGTTTAAGAGAAATCAGTCACGGACTTTGGGAAGGTAAATTAGAAGCAGAAATCGAGCAGGAATTTCCGGGAGAATTGCAGCGCTGGCGGACTCAGCCGGGAGAAGTGCAAATGCCCGAAGGGGAAAATTTGCAGCAAGTTTGGGAACGTAGTGCTGTAGCTTGGCAGTCTATTGTCCACGCTGCAATTAACAATCAACTCAAAACCGGATTAGTAGTGGCTCATGATGCTACTAATAAGGCCTTGCTGTGTCAGATTCTGGGTTTACCACCAGAGAATTTCTGGAATTTTCGCCAGGGTAATGGCGCTGTCAGTGTGATCGATTACCCTTCTGGTTTGAATGGTTTACCAGTACTGCAAGCGATGAACATCACCACTCACTTAGGTGGAGGTGTGTTAGATAAAACGGCGGCTGGGGCATTGTAG
- a CDS encoding efflux RND transporter periplasmic adaptor subunit produces the protein MFRLPLFLQGIDMRSFASVHPKKPFALAIPTIPFSHSLLQKGCFWMLLVSLSYLCAACNPSVAKSSKEDTGKKRPVAVVVANATQKTIPILVQATGTVEAYSTVSVKSQVGGQLTGVYFQQGQNVKKGDILFKIDSRPLQAALMQAKAAKAKDLAQVQQAKANVAKAIAQVSQAKANVEKAQALVNQAKANVVKDVAQATNADSQAQRYATLVKQGAISKQQAEQYQTSSDAQRATVKASEDGVVNAQAAVTAALADLQNYQAAVTAAQAGVQNAQAAVAADEAAIDNAKVQLSYSSIYSPTTGRTGSLKLNQGNLVQANGSDPLVTISQISPIYVTFSIPQRQLAELKKYSANHQLEVEALPSKDAGNPVRGKLTFVDSGVNTQTGTIQLKGTFANTDDRLSPGQFVNVILKLSEEPNAITVPAPAVQTGQKGQFVYVVQADKKVEVRPVTVGDTVDNQTVIKQGLKPGEQVVIDGQFNLVPGAIAQIKDAVGSKK, from the coding sequence GTGTTTAGGCTACCCCTCTTTCTCCAAGGTATTGATATGCGCTCTTTTGCTTCTGTTCATCCCAAGAAGCCTTTTGCCTTAGCTATTCCCACTATTCCTTTTTCTCATAGCCTGCTGCAAAAAGGCTGTTTCTGGATGCTTTTAGTAAGTTTGTCTTACTTGTGTGCTGCTTGTAATCCATCTGTTGCTAAATCTAGCAAAGAAGACACAGGCAAAAAACGCCCTGTGGCAGTGGTGGTTGCTAATGCGACTCAAAAAACGATTCCCATCCTGGTACAAGCGACAGGGACTGTGGAAGCATACTCTACAGTGTCTGTCAAGTCTCAAGTAGGCGGACAACTGACTGGAGTTTATTTTCAACAGGGTCAAAATGTCAAGAAAGGAGACATACTCTTTAAAATCGATTCCCGCCCTTTACAAGCGGCGCTAATGCAAGCTAAGGCTGCTAAAGCGAAAGATTTGGCACAAGTGCAACAGGCAAAAGCCAATGTAGCAAAAGCTATTGCTCAGGTGAGTCAGGCAAAAGCTAATGTCGAGAAAGCTCAAGCTCTAGTAAACCAGGCAAAAGCTAACGTAGTCAAGGATGTAGCCCAAGCAACAAATGCAGATTCCCAAGCTCAACGTTATGCAACATTAGTCAAGCAAGGGGCAATTAGCAAACAACAGGCAGAGCAATATCAAACCAGTTCTGACGCTCAACGAGCAACGGTTAAAGCCAGTGAAGATGGTGTAGTTAATGCTCAAGCAGCGGTGACTGCAGCGCTAGCAGACTTGCAAAACTATCAAGCAGCGGTGACTGCGGCTCAAGCAGGGGTGCAAAACGCTCAGGCTGCTGTAGCTGCGGACGAAGCAGCGATTGATAATGCCAAAGTGCAACTTTCTTATAGTTCCATTTACTCACCAACTACTGGGCGTACTGGTAGCCTTAAGCTCAATCAAGGCAATTTGGTACAGGCAAATGGTAGTGACCCATTAGTGACAATCAGCCAGATTAGCCCGATATACGTCACTTTTTCAATTCCCCAACGTCAACTAGCAGAACTGAAAAAATACAGTGCTAACCATCAGCTAGAAGTTGAAGCGCTACCTTCTAAAGATGCAGGAAATCCGGTGCGGGGTAAACTCACATTTGTGGATAGCGGTGTCAATACCCAAACGGGCACTATTCAACTTAAGGGGACTTTCGCTAACACTGACGATCGCCTTTCACCAGGACAGTTTGTCAATGTAATTTTAAAGTTAAGCGAAGAGCCAAACGCCATCACAGTACCTGCACCAGCAGTCCAGACTGGACAAAAAGGGCAGTTTGTGTATGTGGTTCAAGCTGATAAAAAAGTAGAAGTCCGTCCAGTGACTGTTGGGGATACCGTGGATAACCAAACGGTGATTAAACAGGGACTGAAACCGGGTGAGCAAGTGGTGATTGATGGTCAATTCAATCTAGTTCCAGGTGCGATCGCCCAAATCAAAGACGCAGTAGGAAGTAAAAAATGA
- a CDS encoding efflux RND transporter permease subunit, with protein sequence MNLSEIFIRRPVMTVLVMLGILIFGLTSYRLLPVSDLPNVDYPSIQVTANLPGASPETMASSVATPLEQQFSSIAGLSAMNSTSSLGSTQITLQFDLNRQIDGAAQDVQAAIAKAARQLPANMPNPPSYRKVNPADQPILYISLNSSILPLSTVNKYADTLLAQRLSMIDGVAQVQIFGAQKYAVRIKVDPQSLNAKGIGIDEIADAIAKGNSNLPTGTLYGTQQNATIQSNGKLNDAADYRSLTVAYRNGAPVQLGELGQVLDSVENDKIASWFFVGAKEPVHKEVGEKSSAQTNPQAKSRNPGVRAILLAIQRQPGTNTVEVVDAIKKLLPDFRKQIPAAVNMDILYDRSQPIRESVTDVQFTLLLTIVLVVLVIFLFLRNISATVIPSLAVPLSLVGTFGIMLLLGYSLDNLSLMALTLSVGFVVDDAVVMLENIVRHMEMGESRMEAALNASKEIGFTILSMTISLVAVFIPVLFMGGILGRLFREFAVTISVAILVSGFISLSLTPMLCSRFLRPSHQQEETGRSGDREIRRQGDREIESQQVGTEGVAHDSTVMTQDLPPTPNSTVSKRLRMRNLNRWLYNLSEGVFNGMLRGYEWSLRQSLKYHRTTMVISAAILVATIYLFMVVPKGFIPSADVGQITATTQGGEDISFEEMVKHQQAVAAIARRDPNIAAFNSSVGSAAGTNAANSGRIFISLKPREERKLNADQVVQELKPKLSGIPGIKVFLQNPPAINIGGQQTKAQYQFTLQSPNIQELYQYAPALEAKFRTLSDLQDVNSDLQIKNPQVRVEINRDQASALGLTANQIETALSNAYGTRQVSTIYASDSQYQVILGVDTQYQQDVNALDLLSIRAPSGQLVPLNAVATVKKDVGPLTINHTGQLASVTLSFNLKPGVSLGSVTSKIEQLARATLPASISTGFQGSAQAFQSSLQGLGLLLLIAILVIYIVLGILYENFIHPLTILSSLPSAGFGALLTLLIFQVDLNIYAFVGIILLIGIVKKNGIMMVDFAIVARKQGKSPYDAIYEACVVRFRPIMMTTMAALMGTLPIALGLGAGADARRPLGLAVVGGLVFSQFLTLYLTPVFYTYMESWQTQIKKHQWRKQPNSTAF encoded by the coding sequence ATGAACCTTTCAGAAATCTTCATCCGTCGCCCAGTCATGACGGTTTTAGTGATGCTGGGTATTTTGATTTTTGGGCTGACGAGTTACCGACTACTACCAGTTAGCGACCTGCCTAATGTAGATTATCCGTCAATTCAGGTGACAGCTAATTTGCCCGGAGCCAGTCCTGAGACGATGGCTTCTTCGGTCGCCACCCCTTTAGAGCAACAATTTTCCAGCATTGCCGGCTTGAGTGCAATGAACTCTACTAGCTCTTTGGGCAGCACGCAGATTACACTGCAATTTGATTTAAATCGACAGATAGATGGGGCGGCACAGGACGTGCAGGCGGCGATCGCAAAAGCAGCACGGCAGTTACCAGCTAATATGCCCAACCCGCCATCTTACCGCAAGGTAAACCCAGCAGACCAGCCAATTCTCTATATCTCCCTCAATTCGTCCATTCTCCCCCTGTCAACGGTCAACAAGTATGCCGACACACTCTTGGCACAACGCTTGTCAATGATCGATGGAGTAGCGCAAGTACAGATATTTGGCGCTCAAAAGTATGCCGTGCGGATTAAGGTCGATCCCCAATCGCTGAATGCCAAAGGAATAGGTATTGATGAAATAGCAGATGCGATCGCTAAAGGTAACTCTAATTTGCCTACAGGTACACTTTACGGCACACAGCAAAACGCGACAATTCAGTCCAACGGTAAACTCAATGATGCTGCTGATTATCGCTCCCTAACTGTTGCTTACCGCAACGGTGCGCCAGTGCAACTAGGAGAACTAGGTCAAGTGCTGGACAGCGTGGAAAACGACAAGATTGCCAGTTGGTTTTTTGTCGGTGCAAAGGAACCAGTTCACAAGGAAGTAGGGGAAAAATCCTCAGCCCAAACAAATCCCCAAGCTAAAAGCCGAAATCCCGGTGTTAGGGCGATTCTCCTGGCAATTCAACGGCAACCGGGAACCAATACGGTGGAAGTAGTGGATGCCATCAAGAAACTGCTACCCGACTTCCGCAAACAAATTCCGGCGGCTGTGAATATGGATATTCTCTACGATCGCTCACAGCCAATTCGGGAATCTGTCACTGATGTGCAGTTCACCCTGTTGCTTACCATCGTCTTAGTGGTGCTGGTGATTTTTCTGTTTCTCCGCAACATCTCTGCTACAGTCATTCCCAGTTTGGCGGTACCACTATCGCTAGTGGGAACTTTTGGTATTATGCTGCTACTGGGCTATTCCCTCGATAACCTATCGCTGATGGCGTTAACCCTCTCTGTGGGTTTCGTGGTGGATGATGCTGTAGTCATGCTGGAGAATATTGTCCGCCACATGGAAATGGGTGAGAGCCGGATGGAAGCAGCTCTGAATGCTTCAAAAGAAATTGGTTTCACGATTTTATCGATGACCATTTCCTTAGTAGCCGTCTTTATCCCAGTGCTGTTTATGGGCGGCATTCTGGGGCGATTATTCCGCGAGTTTGCCGTGACTATTAGCGTCGCCATCCTGGTTTCTGGGTTCATTTCTCTGAGCTTAACACCGATGCTTTGCTCTAGATTCTTACGTCCGTCCCATCAGCAAGAGGAGACAGGGAGATCAGGAGACAGGGAGATCAGGAGACAGGGAGATAGGGAAATCGAGAGTCAGCAAGTAGGGACAGAAGGGGTGGCTCACGACTCGACAGTCATGACTCAGGATTTGCCACCAACGCCCAACTCAACAGTCAGCAAGCGACTGAGAATGAGAAACTTGAATCGTTGGCTCTACAATCTCTCGGAAGGCGTTTTCAATGGGATGCTGCGCGGTTATGAGTGGAGTTTACGCCAGTCGCTCAAATATCACCGTACCACGATGGTAATTTCTGCGGCGATTCTGGTAGCAACGATTTACCTGTTCATGGTAGTTCCTAAAGGGTTCATTCCTAGCGCTGATGTCGGGCAAATTACGGCAACCACCCAAGGAGGAGAAGATATATCCTTTGAGGAAATGGTAAAGCATCAACAGGCAGTAGCAGCGATCGCTCGACGTGACCCCAACATTGCAGCATTCAACTCTAGTGTTGGTAGCGCGGCGGGCACTAATGCAGCTAACTCTGGCAGAATTTTCATTAGTTTGAAGCCCCGTGAAGAACGCAAACTTAATGCTGATCAGGTTGTCCAGGAACTCAAACCAAAGCTGTCTGGCATACCGGGAATTAAAGTATTCCTGCAAAACCCTCCGGCTATTAATATCGGTGGACAACAAACAAAGGCGCAATATCAATTCACTTTGCAAAGTCCAAATATTCAAGAACTTTACCAGTATGCCCCAGCCCTAGAAGCAAAATTCCGCACTTTATCAGATTTGCAAGATGTCAACAGTGACTTGCAAATCAAAAACCCCCAAGTGCGAGTAGAAATTAATCGCGATCAGGCTTCAGCTTTGGGTTTAACTGCCAATCAAATCGAAACCGCCCTGAGTAATGCCTATGGTACTCGCCAAGTTTCTACTATCTACGCCTCTGATAGCCAATACCAAGTGATTCTGGGAGTAGATACACAATATCAGCAAGATGTCAATGCCTTGGATTTGCTTTCGATTCGCGCCCCCAGTGGGCAACTAGTACCTCTCAATGCAGTAGCAACTGTCAAAAAAGATGTGGGACCGTTGACCATCAACCACACTGGGCAACTTGCGTCGGTGACACTCTCGTTTAACTTGAAGCCAGGAGTGTCGCTGGGTAGTGTGACTAGTAAAATTGAGCAACTAGCAAGGGCTACGTTGCCAGCTAGCATCAGTACAGGGTTTCAGGGTTCAGCGCAGGCATTCCAGTCTTCACTTCAGGGTTTAGGACTACTGCTACTAATTGCCATCCTGGTAATTTATATTGTGCTGGGGATTCTCTATGAAAACTTCATCCACCCCTTGACTATCCTCTCTAGCTTGCCCTCAGCGGGATTTGGGGCACTGCTAACTTTGTTGATATTTCAAGTTGATTTAAACATCTATGCCTTTGTGGGGATTATCCTACTGATTGGTATTGTCAAGAAAAATGGGATCATGATGGTTGACTTTGCGATCGTGGCTCGCAAACAAGGCAAAAGTCCTTATGATGCCATCTATGAAGCCTGCGTTGTCAGGTTCCGCCCCATCATGATGACGACAATGGCGGCGCTGATGGGAACTTTACCCATCGCTCTCGGTTTAGGTGCTGGTGCCGATGCTCGCCGTCCCCTTGGTCTAGCAGTGGTTGGTGGACTAGTATTCTCCCAGTTCCTGACACTTTACCTAACGCCTGTTTTTTACACCTACATGGAGTCGTGGCAAACACAAATAAAAAAACACCAATGGCGTAAACAGCCAAATTCTACTGCGTTTTAA
- a CDS encoding sulfonate ABC transporter substrate-binding protein → MTQILGMAIGFFRKFQQPKIRTLSLLFSMGLGLTLAISACSPSTSEKSATTQTASPSVSSSPAASSNTVRIGYQKASTILYALKAKGDLEKAFPGASVTWSEFPAGPPMLEALNAGSIDFGYTGESPPVFAQAGGIPFVYVAYDPWGTKAEAILVPKDSPIKTVAELKGKKVAFAKGSNANYLLVKALEKARLKYTDITPVTLPPADARAAFEGKNVDAWAIWDPFLGAAEAATGARTLTDATGLAPNRGYYLAAKSFVDNKPDALKTVLDQVKKASDWAKNNPTEVAKLLSPVLGIAEPVLEKVEKRREYDVLPLTDEVITKQQDVADTFYKIKLIPKEIKVKEAVWQGNK, encoded by the coding sequence ATGACGCAAATATTGGGCATGGCCATTGGTTTTTTCCGAAAGTTCCAGCAGCCAAAAATTCGTACATTGTCCTTACTATTCTCTATGGGACTCGGCTTGACTCTAGCCATCTCTGCTTGTTCTCCTAGCACCAGCGAAAAATCCGCAACGACTCAGACAGCTAGCCCAAGTGTAAGTTCTAGTCCAGCAGCCAGCAGCAATACAGTTCGCATTGGCTATCAAAAAGCGTCAACTATCCTCTACGCATTGAAAGCAAAAGGGGATTTAGAGAAAGCTTTCCCCGGTGCTTCCGTGACTTGGAGTGAATTTCCTGCTGGACCCCCAATGTTAGAGGCCTTGAACGCTGGAAGTATTGACTTTGGCTACACCGGAGAATCACCACCAGTATTTGCTCAAGCTGGAGGTATTCCGTTTGTTTATGTTGCCTACGATCCTTGGGGTACAAAAGCTGAAGCCATCCTAGTTCCCAAGGATTCACCGATTAAAACAGTGGCTGAACTTAAAGGGAAAAAAGTCGCTTTTGCCAAAGGCTCTAATGCTAACTACTTATTAGTGAAAGCACTGGAAAAGGCAAGACTAAAATACACTGACATTACGCCAGTAACTCTCCCTCCGGCTGATGCTCGTGCTGCTTTTGAAGGTAAAAACGTTGATGCTTGGGCAATTTGGGACCCATTTTTAGGCGCAGCAGAAGCAGCAACAGGGGCACGTACTTTAACAGATGCAACAGGATTAGCTCCCAATCGTGGTTATTATCTGGCTGCTAAATCTTTTGTGGATAACAAGCCAGATGCTTTGAAAACAGTTTTAGATCAGGTAAAAAAAGCTAGTGATTGGGCAAAAAATAATCCCACAGAAGTTGCTAAACTCCTCTCCCCTGTATTGGGTATAGCGGAACCTGTGTTGGAGAAAGTAGAAAAACGGCGTGAGTATGATGTATTGCCATTGACAGATGAAGTGATTACTAAACAGCAAGATGTTGCCGATACTTTCTACAAAATCAAATTGATTCCCAAAGAAATCAAGGTTAAAGAAGCAGTGTGGCAAGGAAATAAATAA
- a CDS encoding arsinothricin resistance N-acetyltransferase ArsN1 family B, whose amino-acid sequence MAVIRLANETDAVKMLEIYAPIVRETPISFELEPPREIDFQERIKSYQERLPWLVYEINGQLLGYAYATPYRTRAAYQWSVESSVYVSVEHQRKGIAKALYTSLLRILQLQGFYNVFAAIALPNLASVAVHEAVGFLPVGIFHEVGYKFGKWHDVGWWQLSLQQEQAKAVNPPLFLREIEPPLLHLALNSPESLLSR is encoded by the coding sequence ATGGCTGTAATCAGACTGGCTAATGAAACTGATGCGGTGAAAATGCTGGAAATTTACGCACCAATAGTCAGAGAAACTCCAATTTCTTTTGAGTTAGAGCCGCCCAGGGAAATAGACTTTCAAGAGCGCATCAAAAGTTATCAAGAGCGACTGCCTTGGCTAGTATACGAAATTAATGGTCAGCTTTTAGGCTACGCCTACGCCACTCCTTACCGTACTCGTGCTGCTTACCAATGGTCTGTCGAATCATCTGTGTACGTCAGTGTTGAGCATCAGAGAAAAGGCATTGCTAAAGCCTTGTACACTTCCCTTTTGAGGATATTGCAACTCCAAGGTTTTTATAATGTCTTTGCTGCTATTGCCTTACCTAATCTAGCCAGTGTTGCTGTGCATGAGGCTGTGGGTTTTTTGCCTGTAGGTATCTTTCATGAGGTTGGGTATAAATTTGGTAAATGGCATGATGTAGGCTGGTGGCAGCTATCTCTGCAACAAGAGCAAGCAAAAGCCGTGAATCCGCCACTGTTTTTGCGAGAAATTGAGCCGCCTCTTTTGCATCTGGCTTTAAACAGTCCTGAGTCCTTGTTAAGTCGTTAG